In Risungbinella massiliensis, a single window of DNA contains:
- a CDS encoding tetratricopeptide repeat protein, translated as MKKSTYSQSDQKEKVIAFTLDAGFYYDRAVKYLNRRDYTKAQKYFRLALEKEPDNPVHYINLAGLLAELSQFEESSQLLLHVLTEIDANLGECWFYLANNATHLEEYEQSEEYLVEYLSREPDGEFAEEAEELLYMLSFELGRPTKEPVSHALPDFLQKHDEARWHLGEGRFLQATEILEKLTQEHPEFLPARNNLALSYYYLGKLELAMAKVNEVLEADPSNLHGLCNLAILTQEIGKPEQRNQILDMLKKLVPFQVEHAYKLGITMGILGQHYMAYELFTRILKVEEHPEATLYHYAATASVNIGRIELAQRFWKQAQAIDPESDIPRFYLDQLKVWKREDFQNFQPIRYRFHLPYEEEILRMNREEEEGFEEMDPTALLQESCEWALQHGNHQAKVQVLNVLGWNPSLDSEPMLRSFLQKREEEDELKQIALFLLRRKNAEPPYMLWYEDQWIRLDQPDKQPEGIPKWKQVLRLCQEQMEEYEEEVRRDAKILWEVWLKEQSTTNLDTIRKVEAWAAALEYVVIKSHGLALSQSKVAEKYKVASSTVARKAKLLQPYLTCLTIQGGTLDE; from the coding sequence ATGAAGAAAAGTACTTATAGCCAATCCGATCAAAAGGAAAAAGTGATAGCTTTTACTTTAGATGCAGGTTTTTATTATGATCGTGCGGTGAAGTATCTGAATCGTCGCGACTACACCAAAGCACAGAAGTATTTTCGTTTAGCACTTGAAAAAGAACCTGACAACCCTGTTCACTACATTAATTTAGCTGGACTTTTGGCTGAGTTGAGTCAATTTGAAGAGTCGAGCCAGCTACTGCTACATGTTTTAACAGAAATAGATGCAAATCTAGGAGAATGTTGGTTTTATCTGGCTAACAATGCTACTCATCTTGAAGAATACGAGCAATCCGAAGAGTATTTGGTAGAATATTTGAGCCGTGAGCCAGACGGAGAATTTGCAGAAGAAGCAGAAGAACTTTTGTACATGCTTTCTTTTGAATTGGGGAGACCAACAAAAGAACCAGTTTCTCATGCTCTACCAGACTTTTTGCAAAAACATGATGAAGCTCGCTGGCATCTTGGTGAAGGGCGTTTTTTGCAAGCGACAGAGATTTTGGAAAAACTGACGCAAGAACATCCAGAGTTTCTCCCGGCTCGCAATAACCTCGCTCTTTCTTACTACTATTTGGGTAAGCTAGAGTTGGCGATGGCCAAGGTGAATGAGGTGCTAGAAGCGGATCCGAGTAATCTTCATGGGCTTTGTAATTTAGCGATTCTAACCCAAGAGATTGGTAAGCCTGAACAAAGGAATCAAATCTTGGACATGCTAAAAAAGTTGGTTCCATTTCAAGTGGAACATGCATATAAGCTCGGGATTACCATGGGGATTTTAGGTCAACATTATATGGCATATGAGTTGTTTACACGGATTCTCAAAGTAGAAGAGCATCCAGAAGCAACGCTATATCATTATGCTGCAACAGCTTCTGTCAACATTGGCAGAATCGAGTTGGCACAGCGATTCTGGAAGCAAGCTCAAGCCATCGATCCTGAATCGGATATACCTCGGTTTTATTTAGATCAATTAAAGGTATGGAAAAGAGAAGACTTTCAAAACTTCCAGCCAATTCGTTATCGTTTTCATCTGCCATATGAAGAAGAGATATTACGGATGAATCGTGAGGAAGAAGAGGGATTTGAGGAAATGGATCCGACAGCTCTTCTTCAAGAATCTTGTGAATGGGCACTTCAACATGGCAATCATCAAGCCAAGGTTCAAGTGCTTAATGTGTTAGGGTGGAATCCGAGTTTAGACAGTGAACCAATGCTTCGTTCGTTTTTGCAAAAGCGGGAAGAAGAAGATGAACTGAAGCAGATTGCACTTTTCTTGTTGCGTCGCAAAAATGCGGAGCCACCCTATATGCTTTGGTACGAAGATCAATGGATTCGATTGGATCAACCGGATAAACAACCAGAAGGTATTCCAAAATGGAAGCAAGTTTTGAGACTCTGCCAAGAGCAAATGGAAGAGTACGAAGAAGAAGTAAGGCGTGATGCCAAAATCCTCTGGGAAGTATGGTTGAAGGAACAATCTACTACTAATCTCGATACCATACGCAAGGTGGAGGCTTGGGCTGCTGCATTGGAATATGTAGTAATCAAGTCTCATGGTCTCGCACTTTCACAGTCGAAAGTAGCAGAAAAGTACAAAGTAGCTAGTTCTACGGTTGCTCGCAAAGCGAAGCTACTACAACCTTACCTGACATGCTTAACTATCCAAGGAGGTACGCTAGATGAATAA
- the gap gene encoding type I glyceraldehyde-3-phosphate dehydrogenase: protein MAKTKIGINGFGRIGRNVFRAMMNHPELEIVAVNDLTDSKTIAHLLKYDSVHGKLFADVQVTEKGFSVDGREVAVLAERDPAQLKWADYGVEIVVESTGIFTKREQAAKHLTGGAKKVIISAPATNEDITIVMGVNEEKYDPSAHTVISNASCTTNCLAPVAKILNDEFGIRRGLMTTVHAYTNDQQILDLPHKDLRRARAAGESIIPTTTGAAKAVSLVLPELAGKLNGFAMRVPVKNVSVVDLVAELDKEVTAEEVNAVLKEAAEGKLKGILNYSEEPLVSIDYNGDPHSSSVDAISTMVLEGNMVKVVSWYDNEWGYSNRVVDLAEYIAKAGL, encoded by the coding sequence ATGGCGAAAACAAAAATCGGGATTAACGGTTTTGGACGTATTGGACGTAACGTATTCCGAGCAATGATGAATCACCCTGAATTGGAGATCGTAGCAGTAAATGATTTGACTGACTCAAAAACGATTGCTCACCTCCTCAAATATGACTCTGTACATGGTAAGCTCTTTGCAGATGTACAAGTAACGGAAAAAGGTTTCTCTGTAGATGGCCGCGAAGTTGCAGTTTTGGCAGAACGTGATCCAGCTCAACTCAAATGGGCAGACTATGGCGTAGAGATCGTAGTGGAATCAACTGGGATCTTCACCAAAAGAGAGCAAGCTGCAAAACATTTAACTGGTGGTGCAAAGAAAGTAATCATTTCCGCACCTGCAACGAATGAAGATATTACGATTGTAATGGGTGTAAACGAAGAGAAATATGATCCTTCTGCTCACACCGTCATTTCTAATGCTTCTTGTACTACCAACTGTCTTGCTCCTGTAGCAAAAATATTGAATGATGAGTTTGGAATTCGTCGTGGTCTGATGACAACTGTTCATGCTTACACCAACGACCAACAAATTTTGGATTTACCACATAAAGACTTGCGTCGTGCTCGTGCAGCAGGTGAATCTATTATCCCAACCACAACCGGTGCTGCAAAAGCAGTGTCTCTCGTCCTTCCAGAACTAGCTGGTAAACTAAACGGTTTTGCTATGCGTGTTCCTGTTAAGAACGTATCGGTTGTCGACCTAGTGGCGGAGTTAGATAAAGAAGTAACAGCAGAAGAAGTAAATGCAGTACTAAAAGAAGCAGCAGAAGGAAAATTAAAAGGGATTTTGAACTACTCTGAAGAGCCACTTGTATCGATTGACTACAATGGAGATCCACATTCCTCCTCAGTAGATGCAATTTCCACGATGGTATTGGAAGGGAATATGGTTAAAGTAGTTTCTTGGTATGACAACGAGTGGGGTTACTCAAACCGTGTAGTAGATCTAGCTGAATATATTGCGAAAGCTGGACTTTAA
- a CDS encoding sugar-binding transcriptional regulator, translating into MIDLLNVQRKLLPDLLEVMKKRYEILRQIHILQPVGRRALTQVLQTTERVLRAEVDFLRSQGLVEIATIGMRLTEEGVELLKLLEQSMSELLGLSDLEAQLTKLLHINRVIVLPGDSDRSEAVKTALGRAAGHLLMELVGSEKKVIAVTGGSTMRAIAETMTPSARLKRALFLPARGGVGESARKEANFVVTLLAERAGGSYRLFHVPEQLSESAYLALADEPKIRDTLAMLQQADIVVYGIGEAKKMAVRRESTREVLKILDEAHAVGESFGYYFDKHGKIVHRVQTIGLDIKDLPSIPHKIAVAGGASKAEAIQAIGALFPQDILITDEAAAKKILNI; encoded by the coding sequence ATGATAGACTTATTGAATGTGCAGCGAAAATTGTTGCCAGACTTACTCGAAGTAATGAAAAAAAGGTATGAGATATTACGTCAGATCCACATTTTACAGCCGGTTGGGCGTAGAGCCTTGACACAGGTGTTGCAAACTACGGAGCGGGTCTTACGAGCCGAAGTGGATTTTCTTCGCTCTCAAGGATTAGTAGAGATTGCGACAATTGGCATGCGTTTGACTGAAGAAGGAGTAGAACTTCTTAAGCTGTTGGAACAATCGATGAGTGAGTTGTTAGGTTTAAGCGATCTAGAAGCCCAACTAACGAAGCTACTACATATTAACCGAGTCATCGTATTGCCTGGTGATTCAGATCGTTCAGAAGCGGTGAAAACAGCTCTAGGTCGTGCGGCTGGACATCTCCTCATGGAGTTGGTTGGTTCTGAAAAAAAGGTAATTGCGGTAACTGGTGGTTCTACCATGCGGGCAATTGCCGAGACGATGACTCCCTCTGCACGTCTAAAACGAGCTCTTTTTCTCCCAGCTAGAGGTGGAGTAGGGGAAAGCGCCAGAAAAGAAGCAAACTTTGTTGTAACACTCTTAGCAGAGAGAGCAGGTGGCAGTTATCGATTGTTCCATGTTCCGGAGCAACTAAGCGAATCAGCCTACCTTGCACTCGCAGATGAACCAAAAATTCGAGACACCCTTGCGATGCTGCAACAAGCTGACATTGTTGTCTATGGCATAGGGGAAGCTAAAAAGATGGCGGTTCGGCGTGAGTCAACTAGAGAGGTACTAAAAATTCTAGATGAAGCACATGCGGTAGGAGAAAGTTTTGGGTACTACTTTGATAAACATGGCAAGATCGTACACCGGGTACAGACGATTGGGCTAGATATCAAGGACCTACCAAGCATTCCGCACAAAATAGCAGTAGCTGGTGGTGCGAGCAAAGCAGAGGCAATTCAAGCAATTGGCGCTCTTTTCCCGCAGGATATTCTCATCACGGATGAAGCTGCGGCTAAAAAGATCTTAAATATCTGA
- a CDS encoding ROK family protein yields MSKWIGIDLGGTNIKLGIINEFGEVLFQVQHPTRGKGNAEESIQQIIHVAQDLAKEAGIDWIEIQGIGFGLPGFLDIKKGIVKNLTNLFWKDVPIKARLEQAWGKPVKIENDANAAALGEAWSGAGKGVQDLVCITLGTGVGGGVIVNGNLVHGFSDSAGEIGHIVVDPNGVDCNCGKRGCLETISSATGIIRLAKEAMVEYGEYTKLSKAIEISPKTVFELAAQNDPAAKEVLEQVVEALAEVLSILSVVLNPARFVIGGGVALAGEQLLEPLRNSWKQKTDPHAAQGVEIVAAKLGNDAGMIGAAGLFV; encoded by the coding sequence ATGAGCAAATGGATTGGAATTGATCTTGGGGGAACCAATATCAAATTAGGGATTATAAATGAATTCGGAGAAGTTTTGTTCCAGGTTCAGCATCCAACCAGAGGAAAAGGAAATGCGGAAGAGTCGATTCAGCAGATCATTCATGTTGCTCAAGATCTTGCGAAGGAAGCTGGAATAGATTGGATTGAAATCCAAGGTATCGGATTTGGACTTCCAGGATTTCTAGATATCAAGAAAGGGATCGTAAAAAATTTAACGAATCTCTTTTGGAAGGATGTTCCAATCAAGGCGCGTTTAGAGCAAGCTTGGGGTAAACCTGTTAAAATTGAAAATGATGCTAATGCCGCAGCCCTTGGAGAGGCTTGGAGCGGTGCTGGAAAAGGAGTACAGGATCTTGTTTGCATCACACTTGGTACAGGTGTAGGTGGCGGAGTAATCGTCAATGGTAACTTGGTGCATGGTTTCAGCGACTCAGCAGGTGAAATCGGCCATATTGTAGTAGACCCAAATGGCGTGGATTGTAATTGTGGAAAACGAGGCTGTTTAGAGACGATCTCCTCTGCTACAGGAATTATTCGTTTAGCAAAAGAAGCGATGGTGGAATATGGAGAATATACGAAGCTATCGAAAGCAATCGAGATTAGTCCTAAAACAGTATTCGAACTAGCAGCCCAAAATGATCCAGCTGCCAAAGAAGTATTGGAACAAGTAGTGGAAGCATTGGCAGAAGTTCTTTCCATTCTTTCGGTTGTATTAAATCCAGCTCGATTTGTGATCGGTGGAGGAGTAGCACTTGCAGGTGAACAATTACTAGAACCTCTCCGCAATTCGTGGAAACAAAAAACAGACCCACATGCCGCTCAAGGAGTCGAAATCGTGGCTGCCAAGTTGGGAAATGATGCTGGAATGATTGGAGCCGCAGGACTTTTTGTATAA
- the rpoN gene encoding RNA polymerase factor sigma-54, which translates to MAVRWDFALNQELQCQLVMTPQLRQSIELLTYSQEGLEYYLQDQQPSLLSQNHGKVQSYLLREIADPKGTTVTLVEDLEEQVWDLRLDDLRKSYLQYFIYNLDERGRLHLSEAEFCKRFQLRYPSCYGEILKLLQSLEPAGVGARSTSEMLCLQLRRRSSSSLSITLVEKYLEKVAEKDWYWLQEELKVSQEELEEAYQEILECDPFPCGRYALTDVSDYIAPDVVVYLDYDQSDYQVCLSERSKSVLPTSWDDFTMKEGLPSTDHLNWLERALYQSKWTLLQIAKVIVHHQQFYMELGEEGLTPLTMRAVAEELGYHESTVSRAVQGKYMETPRGIVPFRFFFTGRRGDVTTPFLIKREIQKLVEIENPVQPFSDQHIAEMLGKMGIVLSRRTVAKYRLELGIASSSTRKQLYPLAKK; encoded by the coding sequence TTGGCAGTTCGCTGGGATTTTGCTCTAAACCAAGAGTTACAATGCCAATTGGTCATGACTCCACAACTGAGACAGAGTATTGAGTTGTTAACATACTCTCAAGAAGGATTAGAATATTATTTGCAAGACCAGCAACCAAGCTTATTAAGTCAGAATCATGGTAAGGTACAATCTTATTTATTAAGGGAAATAGCGGACCCAAAAGGGACAACCGTTACCCTGGTAGAGGATTTAGAGGAGCAAGTATGGGATCTACGCTTGGATGATCTTCGAAAGTCGTATCTTCAGTACTTTATCTACAACCTGGATGAGAGAGGTAGACTACATCTTTCAGAAGCAGAATTTTGTAAGCGCTTTCAATTGAGATATCCTAGCTGTTATGGGGAGATCTTGAAGCTATTGCAATCATTAGAACCTGCTGGAGTAGGAGCTAGATCTACATCTGAGATGCTCTGTCTTCAGTTACGGAGACGGTCTAGTTCCTCTCTTTCTATTACCTTAGTAGAAAAATATTTAGAAAAAGTGGCAGAAAAAGATTGGTATTGGCTACAGGAAGAATTAAAAGTTTCTCAAGAGGAGCTCGAAGAAGCGTATCAGGAGATTTTAGAATGTGACCCTTTTCCATGTGGTAGATACGCATTGACGGATGTGTCAGATTATATTGCTCCAGATGTGGTAGTTTATTTAGATTATGATCAGTCGGACTATCAAGTTTGCTTATCGGAGCGAAGTAAATCAGTGCTTCCGACATCATGGGATGATTTCACCATGAAAGAAGGACTTCCTTCTACAGACCATCTAAACTGGTTAGAGCGGGCACTATATCAGAGTAAGTGGACACTGTTGCAAATTGCGAAAGTGATTGTTCATCATCAACAGTTCTATATGGAACTGGGAGAAGAAGGTTTGACTCCTCTCACTATGCGTGCTGTCGCAGAGGAATTGGGTTATCATGAATCAACAGTAAGTAGAGCTGTGCAAGGAAAATACATGGAGACCCCTCGAGGGATCGTACCATTCCGCTTCTTTTTTACAGGAAGACGTGGAGATGTGACGACACCTTTTCTAATCAAACGGGAAATTCAGAAGCTGGTAGAGATAGAGAATCCAGTTCAACCGTTTAGTGATCAACATATAGCAGAAATGCTGGGCAAAATGGGGATTGTATTGTCTCGACGAACCGTAGCAAAATACCGACTGGAACTTGGGATCGCCAGTTCTTCGACAAGAAAACAATTGTACCCCTTGGCAAAGAAGTAG
- a CDS encoding thioredoxin family protein has product MNKLTQQDFQNFIESGKKVVEFSASWCIDCKRIAPDLPEIEGQFQGKFDFAELDVDDAREVAEKYNVKGIPTFIVFQDGKEVDRLPSRDAKTKEQVVDFLEQQA; this is encoded by the coding sequence ATGAATAAGTTAACTCAACAAGATTTCCAGAACTTTATAGAATCCGGCAAAAAAGTGGTGGAGTTCAGTGCAAGCTGGTGCATAGATTGTAAACGAATCGCACCGGATCTCCCTGAGATTGAAGGGCAATTCCAAGGTAAGTTTGACTTTGCTGAGTTAGATGTAGATGATGCAAGAGAAGTAGCAGAAAAATACAATGTGAAGGGAATCCCAACATTTATTGTATTTCAAGATGGCAAAGAGGTAGATCGCTTACCAAGTCGAGATGCCAAAACCAAGGAACAAGTAGTGGACTTCTTGGAACAACAAGCTTAA
- the rapZ gene encoding RNase adapter RapZ, producing the protein MSDFQPLNIVVITGMSGAGKTVAMQCFEDLDFFCIDNLPPVLLTKFAELLDESNRKLRKVAVVIDMRGRQFFSSLVDSLESLKQEKQIQYQILFLEARNETLVRRYKQTRRRHPLAESGTLLEGIRKERELLEEVRGQADYIIDTTDLKPSQLKEEIIRAYSQFESSKLDVSIVSFGFKHGMPIDADLVFDVRFIPNPYYIESMRPKTGLDEEVRDYVMEQSETKDFVQKLGDMLQFLIPHYHKEGKSHLVIGIGCTGGQHRSVAIAEHMNRQLEENHRSRIIHRDMDKKGG; encoded by the coding sequence ATGAGCGACTTTCAACCATTAAACATCGTAGTGATTACGGGAATGTCAGGTGCCGGGAAAACAGTAGCGATGCAGTGTTTTGAAGATCTAGACTTTTTCTGTATTGATAATCTTCCTCCGGTTCTCCTCACGAAATTTGCTGAACTACTAGATGAATCTAACCGGAAGTTACGTAAAGTCGCAGTAGTGATTGATATGAGAGGACGTCAGTTCTTCTCCTCTCTTGTTGATTCGCTAGAGTCCCTCAAACAAGAAAAACAAATTCAATACCAGATTCTCTTCTTAGAGGCGCGTAATGAAACGTTGGTGAGACGCTACAAACAGACGCGTAGGCGCCATCCTTTAGCGGAGAGTGGCACTTTGCTAGAAGGAATTCGCAAAGAGCGTGAGCTGTTAGAAGAAGTTCGTGGGCAAGCAGATTATATAATTGATACAACCGATCTCAAACCAAGTCAGCTCAAGGAGGAGATCATTCGAGCCTATTCTCAATTCGAATCCTCCAAACTCGATGTGAGTATTGTCTCTTTTGGGTTTAAGCATGGTATGCCAATCGATGCTGATTTGGTTTTTGACGTACGATTTATCCCTAACCCCTACTACATTGAATCAATGAGACCAAAAACAGGTCTTGATGAAGAAGTACGGGACTATGTGATGGAACAAAGTGAAACAAAAGATTTTGTTCAGAAGTTAGGGGATATGCTACAGTTTTTAATCCCGCATTACCACAAAGAAGGAAAATCACATCTAGTGATTGGGATTGGGTGTACCGGTGGACAGCATCGATCTGTTGCCATAGCGGAACATATGAATCGACAACTTGAAGAAAATCATCGGAGCCGAATCATCCATCGAGATATGGATAAGAAGGGCGGGTAG
- the clpP gene encoding ATP-dependent Clp endopeptidase proteolytic subunit ClpP, with protein sequence MNLVPYVVEQTSRGERSYDIYSRLLKDRIILLGGPVTDELANAIVAQLLFLSADDPEKDIQLFINSPGGSISAGMAIYDTMQLVKPDVQTHCIGLAASMGAFLLAAGTKGKRFALPNSEVMIHQPLGGAQGQATDIEIRAKRILRMRENLNKLLAEFTGQPLKKIEQDTDRDNFMSAEDALKYGLIDKVITRKDEESK encoded by the coding sequence ATGAATTTAGTTCCTTATGTTGTCGAACAAACTTCACGCGGTGAACGATCCTATGACATTTATTCTCGGTTACTAAAGGATCGCATTATTTTATTAGGTGGTCCAGTAACAGACGAACTAGCCAATGCTATCGTGGCTCAGTTACTCTTTTTATCAGCAGATGATCCAGAAAAGGATATTCAGCTCTTCATCAACTCTCCAGGTGGTTCGATCTCTGCTGGAATGGCAATTTATGATACCATGCAATTAGTAAAGCCAGATGTCCAAACTCATTGTATCGGATTGGCTGCATCCATGGGGGCTTTCCTACTTGCTGCTGGGACAAAAGGTAAGCGTTTCGCGCTTCCAAATAGTGAAGTAATGATTCATCAACCACTGGGTGGTGCTCAAGGACAAGCAACCGATATTGAGATCCGTGCAAAACGGATTTTGAGGATGCGTGAAAACTTGAACAAACTTTTAGCTGAATTCACAGGACAACCACTGAAAAAAATAGAGCAAGACACCGATCGAGATAACTTTATGTCTGCTGAAGATGCATTGAAATATGGATTGATTGACAAAGTTATTACTAGAAAAGACGAAGAAAGCAAATAA
- a CDS encoding gluconeogenesis factor YvcK family protein, with protein MIVEEMLPSPPKVVCIGGGTGLSVLLRGLKKFDLDITAIVTVADDGGSSGRLRNDLQIPAPGDIRNVLVALADTEPLLQSVLQYRFESGEGLAGHTLGNLMIAAMKEITGDFTLAIQEMSRVLAVRGRVLPACRENVVLCAEMEDGSIVRGESVIPEVGKKIKRVFLDPPHVTPVEEAIEAIREADGVIIGPGSLYTSIIPNLLVEEIQAAIREVAACKIYVCNVMTQVGETDHYTAFDHVQVIHDHAGEILDYAIINNEVPPVIMQQKYESHNQSMVIPDVENIQRLGVQTISDNLLLYKNHVRHDANRISRHILRIIQEQMRK; from the coding sequence ATGATAGTGGAAGAAATGCTTCCTTCGCCTCCCAAAGTGGTTTGTATCGGCGGAGGAACAGGTCTTTCCGTCTTGCTAAGAGGCTTAAAAAAATTTGATTTAGACATTACAGCAATCGTAACCGTTGCCGATGATGGTGGGAGTTCTGGTAGATTGCGCAATGACTTACAGATTCCAGCCCCAGGGGATATACGAAACGTATTGGTCGCCTTAGCAGATACAGAGCCCTTATTGCAGAGTGTATTGCAATACCGTTTTGAGAGTGGAGAAGGATTAGCTGGTCATACATTAGGGAACTTAATGATTGCTGCGATGAAAGAGATCACAGGTGATTTTACTCTCGCAATCCAAGAGATGAGTCGTGTTCTAGCAGTTCGAGGGCGTGTTTTGCCCGCATGTCGGGAAAATGTGGTGCTTTGTGCTGAGATGGAAGATGGAAGCATCGTTCGAGGCGAATCAGTAATTCCAGAGGTAGGGAAAAAAATTAAGAGAGTCTTTCTTGATCCACCTCATGTCACACCAGTAGAAGAAGCGATTGAAGCAATTCGGGAAGCAGATGGGGTTATTATCGGACCAGGAAGCCTCTATACCAGTATTATCCCCAATCTCTTGGTAGAAGAGATTCAAGCAGCGATTCGTGAGGTTGCTGCCTGCAAGATATATGTTTGCAATGTAATGACACAAGTAGGGGAAACTGATCATTACACAGCCTTTGATCATGTACAAGTTATTCATGACCATGCTGGAGAGATATTGGACTATGCGATTATAAATAATGAAGTACCACCTGTTATCATGCAGCAAAAATATGAGAGCCACAATCAAAGCATGGTGATTCCAGATGTGGAAAATATCCAACGTTTGGGTGTACAAACTATCTCAGATAATCTGTTACTATACAAAAATCACGTTCGACATGATGCGAATAGGATTAGTAGGCACATATTACGGATTATCCAAGAACAGATGAGAAAGTAA
- the whiA gene encoding DNA-binding protein WhiA — MSFTSETKKELTQIEKKPCCKKAELSALVRMNGTMQIVNRHMILELLTENPATARHIFSLLKSIYQVQPEVLVRKKARLKKNNVYLVRVTSHAERILHDLGILKENSWERYNGIYQDVIEKTCCKRSYLRGAFLAGGSVNNPDSVSYHLEIVTTYEDHSLALSELMNQFHLHAKIIERKKGYVVYIKEGDKIGEFLNVIGAHPSLLHFENVRILKDMRNSVNRLVNCETANLNKSIQAAMRQIENIKRIQDEVGLQDLPDKLKEVAEIRLKYPEANLSELGELIPSGKLSKSAINHRIRKLEQIAKQLST, encoded by the coding sequence ATGTCATTTACTTCGGAAACAAAAAAAGAGCTAACTCAAATAGAAAAAAAGCCTTGTTGTAAGAAAGCAGAGCTATCCGCTTTGGTTCGGATGAATGGCACAATGCAGATTGTAAATCGCCATATGATCTTAGAATTATTGACGGAGAATCCTGCCACTGCTAGGCATATTTTCTCGTTATTGAAGAGTATTTACCAAGTGCAACCAGAAGTATTGGTAAGGAAGAAAGCACGGCTGAAAAAAAATAATGTCTATCTTGTTCGTGTTACATCTCATGCAGAACGAATTCTACATGATCTAGGGATCTTAAAGGAGAATAGTTGGGAACGCTACAATGGGATTTATCAAGATGTGATTGAAAAGACTTGTTGTAAGCGATCCTATTTGCGAGGAGCTTTTTTAGCTGGTGGCTCTGTAAATAATCCTGATAGTGTTTCGTATCATTTGGAAATTGTTACTACTTATGAGGACCATAGTTTGGCATTGAGTGAATTAATGAATCAATTTCACCTACATGCCAAAATCATAGAAAGAAAAAAAGGATATGTCGTGTATATTAAAGAAGGGGATAAGATCGGGGAGTTTTTAAATGTGATTGGCGCCCATCCCTCCCTCTTGCACTTTGAAAACGTTCGCATCCTCAAGGATATGAGAAACTCCGTTAATCGTCTCGTTAATTGTGAAACTGCGAACTTGAACAAATCTATTCAAGCGGCAATGCGCCAAATTGAGAATATCAAACGAATTCAGGATGAGGTAGGACTACAGGATCTACCAGATAAGTTAAAAGAAGTAGCCGAGATACGTTTAAAATATCCGGAAGCCAATCTCTCGGAGCTTGGGGAACTAATTCCAAGTGGGAAATTGAGTAAATCGGCCATCAACCACCGAATTCGTAAATTAGAACAGATCGCGAAACAGCTAAGCACATAA
- a CDS encoding HPr family phosphocarrier protein has translation MVEKKVIVQLETGLHARPAAEFVQEAGKYVSEIHIVKGSKEANAKSIMGVMAMAVGKGTEIILRAKGKDAEQAIEALVAIVDRHE, from the coding sequence ATCGTAGAGAAAAAAGTGATTGTGCAGTTAGAAACCGGTTTACATGCACGACCTGCTGCTGAATTTGTTCAAGAGGCAGGTAAATATGTGTCGGAAATCCATATTGTAAAGGGCTCCAAAGAGGCAAATGCCAAAAGCATCATGGGAGTAATGGCGATGGCAGTAGGAAAAGGTACTGAGATCATACTACGAGCCAAAGGGAAAGATGCAGAACAAGCGATCGAGGCTTTAGTAGCCATTGTAGATCGACATGAGTAA